Proteins from a genomic interval of Gossypium hirsutum isolate 1008001.06 chromosome A09, Gossypium_hirsutum_v2.1, whole genome shotgun sequence:
- the LOC107889197 gene encoding NDR1/HIN1-like protein 12: MADDCGRHDDKQQLAKRVAVAIFGFLIIFAIVVFLVWAILHPTKPHFILQDVTIYAFNLTAPNYLTSNMQITLVSRNPNERIGIYYHKLDVLASYRNQQITLPTLIPRTYQGQQDVTVWSPLLYGNAVPIAPFLEVGLNQDMNAGMVLLNVKAFGQLKWKVGTWISGRYQININCPIYISFTGRTKAVQVGVAMKYQLVQSCSVDISLLN; the protein is encoded by the coding sequence ATGGCTGATGACTGCGGCCGCCACGACGACAAGCAGCAGCTGGCAAAGCGTGTAGCGGTAGCCATTTTCGGGTTCTTAATCATCTTTGCCATTGTTGTTTTCCTTGTATGGGCAATTCTCCACCCTACCAAACCCCATTTCATTCTCCAAGATGTAACCATCTATGCTTTCAACCTTACAGCTCCCAACTACCTCACTTCAAACATGCAGATCACTTTAGTTTCGAGGAACCCCAACGAAAGGATCGGCATTTACTACCACAAACTCGATGTCTTGGCATCATACCGTAACCAGCAGATAACTTTACCGACATTGATCCCCAGAACCTACCAGGGCCAACAGGACGTCACTGTTTGGTCCCCATTATTGTACGGCAATGCGGTGCCTATTGCTCCATTTCTTGAGGTAGGGTTGAACCAGGACATGAATGCTGGGATGGTGCTACTCAACGTCAAAGCCTTCGGCCAATTGAAATGGAAAGTGGGGACTTGGATTTCAGGTCGGTATCAAATAAATATCAACTGTCCAATTTATATTTCCTTTACCGGTCGAACTAAGGCCGTCCAAGTTGGTGTAGCTATGAAGTATCAGCTTGTTCAAAGTTGCAGTGTCGACATTTCTCTACTTAACTAg